The DNA window CCCGGCCGAGATCGGGAAAAACGTGGTAACAGATCTTCCCATCGTGGGCGACATTCGCCTCGTACTGGAGGACCTGCTGGGCTTGCTCAGCAAAAAGGAATGCCCGGAGTGGGTGGAGGAAATCCACCGGCTGAAAAAAGAACACCCGTTATACTACGGCAATCCCCAGGAGGGGCTTAAGCCGCAATACGTATTGGAAAAACTTGGTGAGATGCTGAGAGAGGAAGAAGCCATCGTTACCTCTGATGTGGGGCAGCATCAAATGTGGGCGGCCCAGTACTGCAAGTTTCTACGGCCCAATACCTTCTTGACCACCGGTGGATTAGGCACCATGGGCTACGGGTTCCCCGCCGCCGTGGGAGCGCAGATTGCCAATCCCAAGGCCAAGGTGGTGGCCGTGACCGGTGACGGGAGTTTTCAAATGCACATGGCCGAATTAGGCACGGCGACGGAAAACCGGCTTCCCATCAAAATCCTCCTGTTCAATAACAGCTATTTGGGCATGGTGAAGCAGCTGCAGCACTTCTTTGTCGGAGGCCGCTACGCCGGGGTGGAGTTCCACGGCAACCCGGATTTTGTGAAGCTGGTCAGCGCTTATGACAACGCTTGCGGCTACCGGATCACGTCCCCCGGGGATGTGGAACCGGTGCTTAAAGAAGCCCTGCAAAACGACAAGCTGACCTTGATTGAATGCGTGATCAGCGATAATGAATGGGTCTATCCCATCGTACCAAACGACAAGGGGTTGGATGAAATGATCCAGTTTCCCAGGGAGGAATAGAGTCAGGATGAAGGATCGAGTATACATTTTCGATACAACCTTAAGAGACGGGGAACAAACGCCGGGCGTCAGCCTCAATATTCATGAAAAACTGGAAATTGCCGCCCAGCTGGCCCGGCTGGGGGTGGACGTGATTGAAGCGGGTTTTCCCATCACCTCCAAAGGGGATTATGAGGCGGTCAGGGCCATTGCCGGGTCCATTAAAGGCCCAGCTATCTGCGCCCTGGCCAGGGCTTCCGAAAAAGACATCGATGTGGCCTGGGAAGCCCTGCAGGAAGCGGAGAATCCTCGCATTCATACTTTTATCGCCAGCTCCGATATTCATTTGAAATACAAATTGAAAATGACCAGGGAAGAAGTCCTGGAGGCTATCACCAGGGCCGTTACCTACGCCAGGCGGTATACAAGCAACGTGGAGTTTTCCCCGGAAGATGCCTCCCGGACGGACCGGGACTTCATCTGCCGGGTAGTGGAAACCGCCATCAAGGCGGGGGCGAAAGTGGTCAACATCCCCGATACCGTGGGCTATGCCACTCCCGAAGAATTCGGCAGTTTTATCGCCAACATCACCAACCGGGTACCCAATATCGATCAAGCCATTATCAGCGTCCACTGTCACAATGATTTGGGCCTGGCGGTGGCCAATACCCTGGCGGCTTTGAAAAACGGGGCCCGGCAGGTGGAAGGAACCATCAACGGCATTGGGGAACGGGCCGGCAACGTGTCCCTGGAGGAAGTGATTATGGCCCTGGTCACCCGCAAGGACCAGTACGGCTTAACCACGGGGATCAATACGGAAGAAATCTACCGCACCAGCCGGCTGGTCAGTTCCATGACGGGCATGGCTGTCCATGCCAATAAACCCATCGTGGGGAAAAACGTCTTTGTCCACGAGTCCGGCATTCACCAGGACGGGGTCCTGAAAGAAAGGACTACCTATGAAATCATGAACCCGGCCACCATCGGTATGACGGTGAACAACATCGTCTTAGGCAAGCATTCCGGCCGGCATGCTTTCCGGGAAAGGCTGGCGGAACTGGGCTACAAGCTCAGTGAAGAGGCCCTGGAAAAAGCATTTGCCCGGTTTAAGGACCTGGCGGACCGGAAGAAAGAAATCACCGACCGGGATCTGGAAGCCATTGTGGAAGACCAGATCCGGATTGTGCCGGAAAAATTCCACTTGGAGCACATGCACATTTCCAGCGGCAACCGGGTGCTGCCCACCGCCACCGTGGGGATCCGTTTCGATGACCGGCTGGTGGAAGAAGCCGCCTGTGGAGATGGGCCCATCGATGCGGTGTTTAAAGCCATTGACAAGATTACCGGCATCCCCGTATGCCTGAAGCATTACGCTTTAAATGCCGTCACCGGCGGCAAGGATGCCATCGGGGAAGTGGTGGTGCGCCTGGCGGTGCGGGACAAAGTGTTTATCGGCCGCGGCTTGAGCGTGGATGTCATTGAAGCCAGCGCCAAGGCTTATATCAACGCCCTGAATAAAGCGGTTTTTGAACTAGGTGAAGAAATTATGCATAGCGGCAAGGAGAGTGAAGCCAATGGGAATGACCATCACGGAAAAAATACTTGCTGAGCACGCCGGCAAGGAATTTGTGGAGCCGGGGGAACTGATCAACGCCCGGCTGGACCTGGTGCTGGGAAATGACATTACCGCACCGGTAGCCATCAAGGAATTTGAAAAACTCGGCATCGAGAAGGTGTTTGATCCGGATAAAGTAGTGCTGGTGCCGGACCATTTCACTCCCAACAAGGACATCAAGTCCGCTGAGCTGGCGAAAACCGTGCGGGAATTCGCCAAGAAGCAGGGTTTGACCAATTATTTTGAAGTAGGCCGGATGGGCATTGAGCACTGCCTGCTCCCGGAACAAGGGCTGGTCCTGCCGGGCGACGTAGTCATCGGTGCCGATTCCCACACCTGCACCTACGGCGCCCTGGGGGCTTTTGCCACCGGGGTGGGCAGCACCGACATGGCCGCCGGTATGGCCACCGGGGAAGCCTGGTTTAAGGTACCTGAGACCATCAAGTTCATCTACTACGGCAAGCTGAGACCTTATGTCAGCGGCAAAGACCTGATTCTCTACACCATCGGTTTGATCGGCGTCGACGGGGCCAGGTACATGGCCATGGAGTTTACCGGCGAAACTATCAAGGAACTCTCCATGGATAACCGGCTCACCATGGCCAACATGGCCATTGAAGCCGGGGCGAAAAACGGCATCTTCGAGCCGGACGAAATCACCCTGGCTTACGTGGAAAAGCGGGCCAAGCGGCCCTATCAGGTCTACCACAGCGACCCTGATGCCAAGTATGCCCAGGTGATCGAGATTGATGTGAGCAAGATCGAGCCCCAAGTGGCTTTCCCCCATTTGCCGGAAAACACCCGGCCCATCAGCGCGGTAGGCGAGGTCAAGATCGACCAGGTGGTGATCGGTTCTTGCACCAACGGCCGCATTGAGGACCTCAGAGTGGCCGCCTCCATTTTGAAAGGTAAGAAAGTCCACCCGGATGTGCGCCTGATCGTGATCCCCGGGACACAGGCCATTTACCTGCAGGCCGTGCGGGAAGGGCTGGTGGAGGCCATCGTGGAGGCCGGCGGCGCTTTCAGCACCCCAACTTGCGGCCCGTGCCTGGGCGGCCACATGGGCATCCTGGCGAAAGGGGAAAGAGCCGTCTCCACCACCAACCGCAATTTTGTCGGCCGCATGGGCCACCCTGAAAGTGAAGTATATCTAGCCAGCCCGGCGGTGGCGGCTGCCAGCGCCATTCTAGGCAGGATTGCCGGGCCCGAGGAGGTAGCGTAAGATGCTGTTTCAAGGCAAAGCATTTAAATTCGGCAATGATATCGATACCGATGCCATTATCCCGGCGCGGCACATGAACACCGCCGTGCCGGAGGAACTGGCGAAACACTGCATGGAAGACGCGGATCCGGAGTTTGTCAATAAAATGTCCCCCGGTGACATTATTGTGGCCGGGAAGAACTTCGGCTGCGGCAGTTCCCGGGAACATGCCCCTATTGCCATCAAGTACGCCGGCGTCTCCTGTGTGGTGGCCAAATCTTTTGCCCGGATCTTTTACCGCAATGCCATCAACATCGGCCTGCCCATTTTTGAATGCCCGGAAGCGGTGGACGGCATCGAGGAAGGGCATCAAGTGGAAGTCAATGCTGATACTGGCGTGATCAAAAACTTGACCACCGGGCAGGAATACCAGGCAAAGCCCTTCCCGGAGTTCATGCAGCAGCTGATTGAGGCCGGGGGATTGATGGCTTACGTGAAAGAGAGGGTGAAGGTCCGTGGCTAGAATCGCCGTATTGCCCGGGGACGGCATTGGCAAGGAAATCGTCCCTGAGGCGCAAAAGGTGCTCAATGTGGTTGCCGGTATTTACGGTTTAGAATTGGAATATGAAGAAGGGCTCATCGGCGGCGCCGCCATCGACGCCACCGGTGTGCCCCTGCCGGAGGAAACGGTGCAGCTGTGCCGGTCCAGCGACGCCGTGCTGCTGGGCGCCGTGGGCGGTCCCAAGTGGGATAACCTGCCCGTGGAGAAACGACCGGAAGTCGCCGCCCTCCTGCCCCTGCGCAAGAAACTGGGCTTGTACGCCAATATCCGTCCCGCTTTCCTGTTCCCGGCCCTGGTGAATGCCTCCTCCCTGAAACCGGAAGTGGTGGCAGGCACTGACCTGGTGGTGATCCGGGAATTGACCGGTGGTATTTACTTCGGGGAGAAAAAACGGGAAAAACATGAAAGCGGCGAAATGGCCCTGGATGCGCTGGTCTATACCACGGAAGAAATCGAAAGGATCTTGAGGCTGGGCTTTGAAACCGCCAGGCAGAGGCGGAAGAAGCTGACCTCCGTGGATAAAGCGAATGTCCTGGAGAGCTCCCGTCTATGGCGGGAAACCGCCGCGAGACTGGCCCAGGAGTATCCTGATGTGGAATTAGAGCATATGTATGTAGATAACTGCGCCATGCAGCTCATCAGAAAACCTACCCAGTTTGACGTGATCGTTACGGAAAACATGTTTGGCGATATTCTCACCGATGAAGCCTCCATGCTGACCGGCTCCATCGGCATGCTGGCCTCCGCCAGCATCGGCGGCCAAGTGGCCCTGTATGAACCGGCCCACGGTTCCGCTCCTGATATCGCCGGGCAGGGCAAAGCCAACCCGCTGGCCACCATCCTGTCCGCCGGTTTAATGCTCCAGTACAGCTTCAACCTGCCGGAAGCTCTGGAGCGCATCAAAAGGGCCATCGGCAGCGTGTTGGAGGCCGGTTACCGGACACCGGACATTATGGAACCGGGTTGTACACTAGTAAACACCAGCACCATGGGAGATCTGGTCTGCCAGTATCTAAGTGGGGAGAAGCTATGAACAAGATCTGGGTCTACGACACGACACTCAGGGACGGCTCCCAAGGAGAGGGGGTCTCCTTAACCGTTGAAGACAAGTTGAAAATCACCGCGCGCTTGGACCATCTGGGCGTGGACTACATCGAAGGGGGTTGGCCCGGTTCCAACCCCAAGGATTTAGAGTACTTCCGGCGGGTGGGCGAGTTGAAGCTGCAGCATGCCAAAGTTACGGCTTTCGGCAGCACCCGGCGCCCTGGCATCAAAGCGGAAGAGGACGCCAATTTACAGGCCCTGATCAATGCCGGCGTGCCGGCGGCGGCCATCTTCGGCAAGAGCTGGGACCTGCATGTGCTGGAGGCCCTGGGTACCACCCTGGCGGAAAACCTGCGCATGATCGAGGATTCCGTCCGGTTCCTGAAAAGCCGGGGGATGGAAGTCATCTTTGATGCGGAGCATTTCTTTGACGGGTATAAGAGAAATCCCGATTACGCTTTGCGGGTCCTGGAGGCCGCCTTTAACGCCGGGGCCGACTGGCTGGTTCTCTGCGACACCAACGGAGGGAGCCTGCCCGAGGAAGTTTTCCGGGCGGTGGAAGAGGTGGCCCGGCGTTTTCAACATCCCCTGGGCATCCACTGCCATAACGACGGGGAACTGGCGGTCGCCAACACCCTTATGGCCATTCAAGCCGGGGTGACCCAGGTGCAGGGAACCATCAACGGGATGGGCGAAAGGTGCGGCAACGCCAACCTGTGCAGCGTGATCCCCAATTTGGAGTTAAAACTGGGTTACCAGTGCTTGCCGAAAGGCCATATCCGGCACCTGACTGAGTGCTCCCGCTATGTCAGTGAAATCGCCAATTTAGTGCAGCACAATAACCAGCCTTTTGTGGGCCAGAGCGCTTTCGCCCATAAGGGCGGCATTCACGTGAGCGCAGTGCTGAAGCACCCGGAAACCTATGAGCACATGCCCCCGGAAGCAGTGGGCAACACCCGCCGCATCTTGGTCTCGGAGCTCTCCGGTGCTTCAAATCTAGTCGGCAAGGCGGAGCAATTCGGGGTTGATTTTTCCGACAAAGCCTTTACCAAGGAGTTAATCCAGAGCATTAAGGAAATGGAATTCCAGGGCTATCAATTTGAAGGGGCTGAGGCTTCCCTGGAGTTACTGGTCAAAAAGGCTACCGGCGAGTACAGCCCTTACTTCCAGGTGGATTCCTTCAAGATCCTGTCGGAAAAGGTGGCCGAGGGCAAAACCATTTCCGAGGCTATGGTGAAGGTTCGGGTAGGGGACCGGATGGTGCATACCGCCGCCGAAGGCAACGGTCCCGTGAACGCCTTGGATAACGCCCTCCGCAAAGGATTGGAGGAGTTTTTCCCGGCCATCGCCGAGATGCATTTAAGCGACTACAAGGTCCGGGTGCTGGACGAAAAAGATGCCACCGCCGCCAAGGTGCGGGTTCTCATCGAATCCCGCGATGTCACGGGCGCCTGGAGCACCGTCGGCGTCTCCACCGACATTATCGAAGCCAGCTGGGAAGCGCTGCTGGACAGTTTCAACTATTTCCTCATGAAAAGAAACGCCGGCCAGAAGTTGGCGGCCAACGATGCTTGAGTCAAAAGCTGTCAGGCGACAGCTTTTGATTTTTTTTTTCTTGAAAGTAGACAAAAATAGCAGTATTTCCCGAAGGAGTTTTTTCGCCTTTTAGCCAATAAACTGGTAACAAATGGAAAATCCACCCGAACGGAGTGATGGGATGAGCAAGAACAAGGGAAAAAGCAAGGCAAAAAAGGCGAAAAGCAAATCCGTCGTACCGGCCAGTGTGGTCAGGGTGAGCGGCCGGTTGGCCAATATCTTGGATCACGTCAAACAGGCCCTTTATCACGAGCCGTTAACCTATGAAGAGTTGTACCGGCGTGTCCGGGAAAAACTGCCCTTGGTGGACCCGGACAAACTGGAGCGGGATCTTAAGCGCTGCCTGGGCAACAACGTTTCCTTTTATTTCAAAAACAACCGGTGGCAGATGGACAAGACCGGCAGCCCCGGCAACGATCCCTTTTATCAATACTTGATGACCCTCGGGTATCCGGTGACTTTTCGCGAATTGAGGGCACTGGCCGAGGAAAACGGGTATGGGGAGATACCCGTCCGGGAACAGGATTTTGCTTATGACGGTCGTTTCATCCGGTTGAAAAACGGCAAATGGGGCCTTACTTACTGGCAAGTCTCCCTGGAAGTCTCCCTGCAGGACTTGCAGCAAGTGGTGCGCCTGCTGCAGCGGTGCGAGTACCCGTTAGATTCAGAGCGGATCGCCAGGGAGGTCTTCGGCATCGGCGTCACCGACACGAACCTGGAGCAGGCATTACACAAGGACCAGCGTTTCCTGGAAGTGGCCCCGGGACTCTGGTACTTAAAGAGCAAAATCGATGCCTTAATTGCCGACATCACGGCACCGGACGAGTTTTCCTTTATCCGGCAAGCGGAAATCAGCGCCCTGCAGGAAGCGGAACTGATGCTGATTATCGAAGAAGCCGATGCTTCCAAGCGGGAGTATATCG is part of the Clostridia bacterium genome and encodes:
- a CDS encoding 2-isopropylmalate synthase: MKDRVYIFDTTLRDGEQTPGVSLNIHEKLEIAAQLARLGVDVIEAGFPITSKGDYEAVRAIAGSIKGPAICALARASEKDIDVAWEALQEAENPRIHTFIASSDIHLKYKLKMTREEVLEAITRAVTYARRYTSNVEFSPEDASRTDRDFICRVVETAIKAGAKVVNIPDTVGYATPEEFGSFIANITNRVPNIDQAIISVHCHNDLGLAVANTLAALKNGARQVEGTINGIGERAGNVSLEEVIMALVTRKDQYGLTTGINTEEIYRTSRLVSSMTGMAVHANKPIVGKNVFVHESGIHQDGVLKERTTYEIMNPATIGMTVNNIVLGKHSGRHAFRERLAELGYKLSEEALEKAFARFKDLADRKKEITDRDLEAIVEDQIRIVPEKFHLEHMHISSGNRVLPTATVGIRFDDRLVEEAACGDGPIDAVFKAIDKITGIPVCLKHYALNAVTGGKDAIGEVVVRLAVRDKVFIGRGLSVDVIEASAKAYINALNKAVFELGEEIMHSGKESEANGNDHHGKNTC
- the leuC gene encoding 3-isopropylmalate dehydratase large subunit; this encodes MGMTITEKILAEHAGKEFVEPGELINARLDLVLGNDITAPVAIKEFEKLGIEKVFDPDKVVLVPDHFTPNKDIKSAELAKTVREFAKKQGLTNYFEVGRMGIEHCLLPEQGLVLPGDVVIGADSHTCTYGALGAFATGVGSTDMAAGMATGEAWFKVPETIKFIYYGKLRPYVSGKDLILYTIGLIGVDGARYMAMEFTGETIKELSMDNRLTMANMAIEAGAKNGIFEPDEITLAYVEKRAKRPYQVYHSDPDAKYAQVIEIDVSKIEPQVAFPHLPENTRPISAVGEVKIDQVVIGSCTNGRIEDLRVAASILKGKKVHPDVRLIVIPGTQAIYLQAVREGLVEAIVEAGGAFSTPTCGPCLGGHMGILAKGERAVSTTNRNFVGRMGHPESEVYLASPAVAAASAILGRIAGPEEVA
- the leuD gene encoding 3-isopropylmalate dehydratase small subunit: MLFQGKAFKFGNDIDTDAIIPARHMNTAVPEELAKHCMEDADPEFVNKMSPGDIIVAGKNFGCGSSREHAPIAIKYAGVSCVVAKSFARIFYRNAINIGLPIFECPEAVDGIEEGHQVEVNADTGVIKNLTTGQEYQAKPFPEFMQQLIEAGGLMAYVKERVKVRG
- the leuB gene encoding 3-isopropylmalate dehydrogenase; this translates as MARIAVLPGDGIGKEIVPEAQKVLNVVAGIYGLELEYEEGLIGGAAIDATGVPLPEETVQLCRSSDAVLLGAVGGPKWDNLPVEKRPEVAALLPLRKKLGLYANIRPAFLFPALVNASSLKPEVVAGTDLVVIRELTGGIYFGEKKREKHESGEMALDALVYTTEEIERILRLGFETARQRRKKLTSVDKANVLESSRLWRETAARLAQEYPDVELEHMYVDNCAMQLIRKPTQFDVIVTENMFGDILTDEASMLTGSIGMLASASIGGQVALYEPAHGSAPDIAGQGKANPLATILSAGLMLQYSFNLPEALERIKRAIGSVLEAGYRTPDIMEPGCTLVNTSTMGDLVCQYLSGEKL
- a CDS encoding citramalate synthase codes for the protein MNKIWVYDTTLRDGSQGEGVSLTVEDKLKITARLDHLGVDYIEGGWPGSNPKDLEYFRRVGELKLQHAKVTAFGSTRRPGIKAEEDANLQALINAGVPAAAIFGKSWDLHVLEALGTTLAENLRMIEDSVRFLKSRGMEVIFDAEHFFDGYKRNPDYALRVLEAAFNAGADWLVLCDTNGGSLPEEVFRAVEEVARRFQHPLGIHCHNDGELAVANTLMAIQAGVTQVQGTINGMGERCGNANLCSVIPNLELKLGYQCLPKGHIRHLTECSRYVSEIANLVQHNNQPFVGQSAFAHKGGIHVSAVLKHPETYEHMPPEAVGNTRRILVSELSGASNLVGKAEQFGVDFSDKAFTKELIQSIKEMEFQGYQFEGAEASLELLVKKATGEYSPYFQVDSFKILSEKVAEGKTISEAMVKVRVGDRMVHTAAEGNGPVNALDNALRKGLEEFFPAIAEMHLSDYKVRVLDEKDATAAKVRVLIESRDVTGAWSTVGVSTDIIEASWEALLDSFNYFLMKRNAGQKLAANDA